ATGTGTATTGATAGTTTGATACTCAATTATAAATACACATTAGTTCCATGTGATTGTGACAATCActaaacataaaatttatattctAACAGAGAATATTTAGGCTAGAGCCTCTTCAAGCATCTGTTTTACTTTGTAGCAAGGGTTTTTTCATTGTTATGAATAATGTATGTAGCCCTTTAAGCCCCTTAAACCATGCATGGCAAGAGCTCATGGCATGAATTGTGTTAATCGTTTGTGGCTGGTGTGTAGATATGGCATTGCCAACAAGTCTATGAAGAAGCCAGCTATTTCTGACCAACTATTATAGACAGTTTTGCTCTGCCTAATCCAAATGTGCCTTTTACCAAATTACTGATGTAGTTAGGAAGTCTGATTCAATTCTCGTCATTCATTTGTTAATCGTAGTGAGTCACAACAACCTTGCACTCAACTTACGATTTCCAAGATTTCAGCCAGCAACAAAAAATTTTTGTTGAGTTATTGGTAATAGGCCCTGGGGgtggggggtgggggggggggggggggggggggctttGCCAAGGTCAACAAATGAATCAAATCTCGTCTGATGCTATAAAGCGGCTATTCAACTACTAGTAGAAGCTCTGGAATTTTAGGCTGAAGTTAAGATGCTTTCACAAGAAGGCACCGTCACTTTGGTATCTTTGATTGGTTATTACAATAATGATGGCCAAACAATCATTGTTTATGAATGTATGATCCATGGAACGCTTGCAGATCATCTCCAGAAAGGCCGCATCCTTACATATATAGTGGgtgaaaagactcaaaatatgcATTGGGGCTGCTAGTGATTTGGATTATCTTCATGCTGGTACATAGATAATGTACTaattcaaatcaagcccaataCATCAGTCATCCACTTAAGTTGACACTTCATTGAAAGGCACATTCGGATATCTAGACCCGGACGACTATTCAACAGGATAGGCAACCCAAGAATCTGTTGTGTAAGCATTGGCAGTGGTTCTATTTTAAGTCTTTTGTGGGAACCTAGCTGTTGATAGTAGTTTTGATGAGGAGTAATGCTTGGCAACATGGGCTCAAGACTCTATTAGAGACAGTAAGCTAAAGAAAATCATTCATAGAAGTTTTAATTCACAAATATCTAGAAAAACGATGTTTACATAGCCATCCATGGCAATGACTGAAGACGGGAGAGGTTGTGGTGTGTCTCGAGTCCATCCTAGACTTCGATCAGGGAGATGACAATACCATATGCATGACTATATTTGGTACAAGGGTTCCAGTACTATTTCCAATCAATCAGGGAGAACGCAGGTATTATGTTTTCTTCCTATTTATAGTTTACTGTTTACCTCTTGATTTTGCCAATGCAGATTCATAGAGCATCCCCATGATTGAATAACTGTAGTATTGCTCACAGTATGTACCACAATATCATCAGATAGAAAGCACATTCATGTAAAGAAATTACAATTCGGCAAAGAGAGAAGGATCTCTTAAACAAATCTCTTTCCATCTCTTTGCCCATCCTGTTTTAATTCTCATAACAAGGAAGAAAAGTTATATAGTCTTGACATAAAATCCAATGCTTTTAAAAACATAAGCAAGCTTGGAACATCGTCAAAAATCGTTATTGTAGGACGCTGACAAATCTCACCCATCAATATGATGGTAGATTCACACATTAGTGTACATCACTTTGCTATATCTCCCATGTAGAAGGAACTCGACAGTAACCTTTCTTTTGCAAGTGCAACGGTCATCAGATATTCAGATCCTGTTCGTAATGAAAATTCCAAACAAAAAAATGTCAGCCCGACTGTTCATTGCCTAATGTTCAAAGCtgctaaaaaaaagaaaattttaagcGATGAAAACTGCAAGTAAGGGCCTATACGTTCACCTGGAGGTGGCATAATGGGTCAGGCAGATCGTAATGGGTTAGGGTCAAAACAGGTAAAAAGAATTGCAGACGCGTGTTCGACCTTCCTTAAAGCCACTATTTTCTTAGTTATTTCAATTTTCTCTATAACAAAGATTATTACAATaatcatctttatttttattagtaaaGATGATTTGAGAAATTTTTAGCATTATAAATGCACTTGGGCTAAATTGACCTTTTGGCCCATTTGGTAGTTTTCCATTTACTCTTCCTTTCTAAATTATTCATTTGACCATAAGAGATGGTACATTACCCAAATTAGCCCATTTATTTGTAAATGGGTCAAGAATATGAATATCCATCTCTAACTCCATGTATACAACTGAAGAACTCAAATATTAGAGACAATTGAAGGACCCATTTACAACAGTCCAAGACTGCATGTTTTGGGTAAAGAGATCACCAGTAACTTGGAGTTTAAACAGCATTTACATGGAAAATATTGCATTCtatgatattataatatttgaatacttcaatttgaaagaaataatGCAATGGTAATTATTGAGAGCATGATGTGTCTAACCTGCGCAGACCAGACACCCTGAAACCACTTAGAGATGCATAGTTCCTATATTCGAACTCACATTTCCAATAGCATCAGCAGAGTTTCCATGAACAGGTGAAGCTATCACATTATCCTGTGTACATTTCCCTTTAAAAAAGTTCGAGTTTACTCCATCACTGCTTCTTTTTAAAGTAGGGTCCAACCGTTCAAAGATTCTAGCAACTCCAGCAATTCCTGCACTCATTTCTCGCTGAACTCCTCTACTTAATTCTTTAACTGGACTATTTGTAGCCAGTAATTTCTCCTTTAAACTTTGGGTGCTTTTTGAGATTGAGTTCTTATACCTGCGAGGGTGCAAAAAGATCTCAGGGCTCCAACAAAAAAGGATAAACAACATCAAATTAAATCCTgttcagataaaaaaaaaagtttaatatttGTATACCTGGCTGAAGCAGCAGAAAACTTGGATTTAACAGACTCGGAGAATGCATGCATATCAGCGGCTATGGGTCTTCCTGGGCTACCATTTGGTGACTGGCTATTATGAACTCTGCATTATGGTCCACATAAGTTACAGAAAAAATTATTGGAAAATGTGGCAAAGGAGCACCACCGATATTAAATCTCAGTTTAGCAAGAACAAGCATAAACATCTTCAAAGATTAATACTTGCTCGCTATTAGAAGTAAGGTTACCGTGTTCTGATATTACAATTCAGCATTAAGTTAGAAGGAACTAAAGGATTCATGATTGAGGGGTTAGAAAataggtcaaaatgggtaactGCGGTACAGGTTTGATTGAGTTGCGATGACTCGGAACACTTCGTTCAGTATTCTAAAACTCTTGATAATTATTTAGTGTTTCAAATGTTATTACAGAAGCCACATTGTACCGACAAAATTTTTATGTCTGATTATACAGACATGGGAAGTCTTCTGCATGCACTTTGAACAACTTTCAatctgtttgacccatttcctcGTTTCCTTTTTAGCTAAcctttagtttattttaaaattcCAATTTAGCCATAGGAGATAAAATATAGATAGTGAGATGATGACATATATCTACATATGAAGCAAAGTAATAAACAAACCAGTATACTATTATGAAGCACACATTGATGGGATACCTAGATTTGATTGTGCAATCTCTAGTGCCAGGAGTCACAACAGTGGTGGATGAACCAGCAGAAGGTGAAGTTTGATCAATAGAAGTGGACATCGAGCTAGAACTCGCTAAAGTATCGTGGGATGAA
The sequence above is drawn from the Erigeron canadensis isolate Cc75 chromosome 4, C_canadensis_v1, whole genome shotgun sequence genome and encodes:
- the LOC122595119 gene encoding E3 ubiquitin-protein ligase RHF1A-like, yielding MESSSSSSSSMATADKPIMHIDDDQQDVCSICLDSFDSHHNPPTVTTCKHEFHLQCILEWSQRSQECPICWQVIVLKDPASQELLSMVEDERKGRSVLKVHNISVDRQVDHVVEYDDSDTDEQVFRTFESASSMRYVKRRNRERLSRIGPSTADVPIRQEIYTPLEEFHSLGYASSHDTLASSSSMSTSIDQTSPSAGSSTTVVTPGTRDCTIKSRVHNSQSPNGSPGRPIAADMHAFSESVKSKFSAASARYKNSISKSTQSLKEKLLATNSPVKELSRGVQREMSAGIAGVARIFERLDPTLKRSSDGVNSNFFKGKCTQDNVIASPVHGNSADAIGNVSSNIGTMHL